The following proteins come from a genomic window of Pangasianodon hypophthalmus isolate fPanHyp1 chromosome 24, fPanHyp1.pri, whole genome shotgun sequence:
- the naaladl1 gene encoding aminopeptidase NAALADL1, producing MLKKLLLFALAGAALFTIGILIGHFAIKKNSSSPLPEWVQEVAQDVDENLIEKFIAQVDNAQIEENLKVLTQVPHMATTAGDEATVEYMLKRWQDRDTGLDAAWREDYRVYLSFPDKDKPNNVTVVRGSDVVGSIREKEKAYRAEQDDPEVVQPYAAYGPAGHAKGKLVYANQGKVSDYEHLNRALGNLTGTIAIVRYGGAGRADKGINAAPFGVIGVLVYTDPYDINDGKMSDENETYPHSWYLPPSGVERGSYKTNFGDQLTPYLAAKNDTYRIDEEDITGVSPIPIQPIGFEDAQMLICELDGSEAPETWQGSFPCKYNLGGPGFKNTSHFKDCDVQLDVYNKAEIKDSANVMGVIWGSVEPDRYVIYGNHRDSWVHGAVDPSSGTAVMLEITRILGQMVKTGTWRPRRTLIFGSWGAEEFGLIGSAEYAEEYISKLSQRTVAYINVDISVFANATLRASASPIAQDVIFTASKQVKIPGSDTVSVYNNWMQHSNRTSPTHGLIPNMGYLTGAGSDYAAFMHYLGISSMDIAYTYDRSKTRARIYPTYHTAYDTFDYVSRFIDPGFTSHQTVARTAGNVLLRLGDSILLPFKCSDYAESLEQYLSVAVENFEAELKTNGISMEPLKEAVKSFRTAATSLEQTISSSDVVSNSPLKARRINDQLMLLDRAFLNPLAFPDKYGFRHVIWASRSSSVASFPGLADAVVKARTSGLKQDWSQAHKHLSIVTQAISGAAHTLTEAHAAL from the exons ATGCTGAAGaagctgctgctgtttgctCTGGCTGGAGCGGCTCTCTTCACCATAGGGATCCTGATCGGGCATTTCGCGATCAAAAAGAACTCCTCGAGTCCGTTACCCGAGTGGGTGCAGGAGGTGGCTCAGGATGTGGACGAGAACCTCATCGAGAAGTTCATCGCTCAGGTGGACAACGCGCAGATTGAGGAAAACCTCAA GGTCCTGACCCAAGTTCCCCACATGGCCACTACGGCCGGGGACGAGGCCACAGTTGAATACATGCTGAAGCGATGGCAGGACAGAGACACGGGGCTGGACGCTGCGTGGAGGGAGGATTACAGAGTTTATCTTTCCTTCCCAGACAAAGACAAGCCGAATAACGTCACTGTGG TGAGAGGTTCTGATGTCGTCGGCTCCATACGAGAAAAAGAGAAGGCGTACCGTGCGGAGCAGGACGATCCGGAAGTGGTGCAGCCGTACGCCGCTTATGGACCTGCGGGACATGCAAAG GGAAAGCTCGTGTATGCCAACCAGGGGAAAGTGAGTGACTATGAGCATTTAAACAGAGCCCTGGGCAACTTAACTGGAACAATCGCTATCGTCAGATACGGAGGAGCGGGAAGAGCTGATAAA GGGATCAACGCTGCCCCTTTCGGAGTCATCGGAGTGCTCGTCTACACAGACCCCTATGACATCAATGATGGGAAGATGTCAGATGAAAACGAAACGTACCCCCACTCGTGGTACCTTCCACCCTCTGGTGTCGAGAGAGGAAGTTACAAAACCAACTTTGGAGATCAGCTGACACCATACCTGGCTGCCAAAA ATGACACATACAGAATTGACGAGGAGGACATCACTGGGGTTTCGCCCATTCCGATCCAGCCAATAGGGTTTGAAGACGCTCAGATGTTAATATG TGAGCTTGATGGGTCTGAGGCTCCTGAAACCTGGCAGGGCTCATTTCCATGCAAGTACAACTTGGGTGGACCGGGATTCAAAAACACGTCTCATTTTAAAGACTG TGATGTGCAGCTGGACGTGTACAACAAGGCAGAAATAAAAGACTCTGCGAATGTGATGGGAGTGATCTGGGGCAGTGTAGAGCCAG ACAGGTACGTGATCTATGGGAACCACAGAGACAGTTGGGTACACGGCGCCGTCGACCCCAGCAGTGGGACAGCCGTCATGCTGGAGATCACCAGAATCCTGGGGCAAATGGTCAAGACAG GAACATGGCGGCCTCGGCGAACGCTGATCTTCGGCAGCTGGGGAGCCGAGGAATTCGGTCTGATCGGATCTGCTGAATATGCCGAG GAGTATATAAGCAAGCTGAGCCAGAGAACAGTGGCCTACATCAACGTGGACATCTCTGTGTTCG CTAACGCCACACTGAGAGCCTCGGCGAGCCCCATAGCACAGGACGTCATCTTTACTGCCTCCAAACAG GTGAAGATACCTGGATCAGACACTGTATCTGTCTACAATAACTGGATGCAACATTCCAACCGGACGAGTCCCACACATGGACTCATCCCCAA TATGGGATACCTGACAGGAGCAGGAAGTGACTATGCTGCATTTATGCATTACCTGGGAATATCCTCGATGGACATCGCCTACACCTATGACCGG AGTAAAACCAGAGCACGTATCTACCCTACGTACCACACGGCGTACGACACGTTTGACTACGTGTCCAGATTCATTGACCCAG GCTTCACCAGTCACCAGACGGTAGCGAGGACGGCGGGGAATGTCTTGTTGCGACTAGGCGACAGCATTTTGCTACCGTTTAAATGTAGCGACTACGCTGAGTCGCTCGAGCAGTATCTCAGCGTAGCCGTGGAGAACTTCGAAGCTGAACTGAAGACTAATGGCATCTCCATGG AACCCTTAAAGGAAGCGGTGAAGTCGTTCCGGACTGCAGCCACGAGTCTGGAGCAGACCATCAGCAGTTCAGACGTCGTGAGCAACTC GCCACTGAAAGCTCGCAGGATCAATGACCAGCTCATGCTGTTGGATCGAGCCTTCCTGAACCCGCTCGCCTTCCCCGACAAATATGGATTCAG